A single genomic interval of Hippoglossus stenolepis isolate QCI-W04-F060 chromosome 24, HSTE1.2, whole genome shotgun sequence harbors:
- the rp1l1a gene encoding retinitis pigmentosa 1-like 1 protein isoform X2, with amino-acid sequence MHSVQVGMWDPRPPSKHGSPLASPCPSDVRLAHVTTACPAKRITFYKSGDSQFGGVKMAVHKRSFKCFDALLDDLSQKVPLPFGVRTVTTPRGTNTIRHLEQLQDGGCYLCSDRRQAKPINMELASKRPSIWYHQNRRPQRPESSSTTPPNHLPYRQRRILLVKNSEPGMRRSVVLSRRSTRSLGAFLDEVSELMQFHVRKLYTAEGRKIDSVQSLMTCPPVLVCVGREAFSPMLANFIKKNSEEKLPGLDSRSPGLGPRTPGNGARSPAVQGARSPPHGAQSRASEYSEGHESKKNVNFGLETKKSIIHPRSDSSNRSNHFSMSSEKSYGNGVGAYSQARPAIMNDDIEKRVLVNKDGSLSVEMRVRFRLHNDETVQWSTQIKKSPSLTNDCCPLSQVQAHYLHNGQSESCSDPDSMSFDPEVVEYSSRPVQRALEANHCPCCYQRPEQHYDLWENPAHSHKQPLVPPPHPHTSSHTRRRHTNSSSSSSSCNSRRVVHCRAQHSSCGGGSGSEQSQLIQEEMCVTEQVEHTVEVEQDGDKHIEVCRVSRCHSRSEVVTRDSNLRPLSSKSGEEEVMIEEEQERPQSAVSCSSHVLQSLKEDQDDEEEDLPPSASRCHHSDEPSPSPSSKTSTVKNHRDGEERASSAVSAASSCCCGSVTQLPTAEAEEMDRAPSSKSKVSRASCRSGRTGLSTGSKKSGASSMCPNCGGCKREATSNPASPQQKQENGANDSNDDASEDSAVSTQSNKSNLTNSGRSSAESSVLEGRASSAVSRASNPEVKEEERAPSAISATSHRSNRSHRSGSNGATGITVDKEEGRSLSAMSARSRKSETPDTRTREEAEEENVGERAISSLSVKSGVSAKTGTSVKSHKSNCPLQSNAASPTDNTAIEEDETHKISPSSLSERPHSALSAKSNVTAKSSTSHRSACSRCAKVKSPGAEEATRQEAGTDGQNRTASAMSAKSNLSVKSNNSHKSTKASERSLSPRSEAQGEERPASQTSARSVKSTNVSVKSSKSRKSNCDENETEASPSSKVEEEAEEKDDEMVEEETQHEPERAASARSTKSHRSKMSNENTGDDENAKERTASVLSGKSALSAKSHHSKTDVDRSPSSTSGKSKKSKCSAASPDGDEQPTETEERVASAMSVKSKSSARSHLKSASPGPNAVTINSPEEVDEEGSETTERAPSAASAKSGKSHVSSNHKGRKAPAAPGSRQSSAQQLVPGPGAGETRGPSALSVRSATSAKSGKSKCRCGAASGEDKKEGNNEEATERAASVLSSSSKRQRRDSGGTEQPLSRCSSGSVSLGLPEDQETADSDSGKSCVSFCTNTESKGRGKTAASEGPKTQRGSAAKKDVEGRASKNKSTLSHNLPAVDIPTIETPGGGDGRDEEEGGGQKAERAASAISAKSGRSHKSSCSCSSKVTEQQAGNNLQTESDSKTKNLNAHNNRTSSSMSSSSAKVRTKSRASANVAKTPVGDSSGNDTGNISEVKGQEDAAASVHSKSLCCLRPESAASAQSGSKTTVKSVKGRESRSKAGSNGGDPCPLHDSRPGSKVESETTLSHSLSAADLLKETMAARPLRPESKASKTSDRTGGEKSAKSQRKKNQKDKNPELTPACLPNASPNEVVNNWLRSIPANSSMLALGDELEEGEQEAEEKPGEEEVAQVEESPEDDKVEEEERGEAEEGAEKEEEAKCDTAEEEQNSDPAPADETVTSSPTRLLSADSLPRNLHPSVAVMKVLLSSSLGRCRSLPEVSPVYGRRLSTSARGFLDCLAQLQLIEPALSPGCDLQKNPNQQYEEIMTILQSLWLTGPTDTEVKKGKDIGKEQVTPPRSSSGVGMSSGSGGSGKENGNKDGHETPPKETESLPEVQVQSEDQSTLPPSLDSPKATENPSSSDKSSANDSSKSPTDNEQETVDDSSSGTPSTVLRTPLSKKLSQDPDPVWVLHLLKKLEKQFINHYINAMAEFKVRWDLDDSLMLDTMISELKEEVSRRIQSSIEREIRKIKGRAGRGGRSPRPPQGANLSRESTVTEKRRRILKVMKNQSVKTTDSVSDGEMEGDFSDQRSDDEYCPCDACVLKKLAARPLKANPLAADAPVMMEFDLLKILQRKKSPEPAPVAVHQSADVEGPGGD; translated from the exons ATGCATTCAGTCCAGGTAGGGATGTGGGACCCCCGGCCCCCGTCTAAACATGGCTCGCCCCTCGCCTCACCTTGCCCCTCCGACGTGCGCCTCGCCCACGTGACCACAGCCTGCCCGGCGAAGCGGATCACCTTCTACAAAAGCGGCGACAGCCAGTTCGGGGGCGTCAAGATGGCCGTCCACAAGCGCAGCTTCAAATGCTTCGACGCCCTGCTGGACGACCTTTCCCAAAAG GTGCCCCTTCCGTTTGGTGTGCGGACTGTAACCACTCCCCGTGGCACCAACACCATCCGACACCTCGAGCAGCTCCAGGACGGCGGCTGCTACCTGTGCTCTGACCGGCGCCAGGCTAAGCCGATCAACATGGAGCTGGCAAGCAAACGCCCGAGCATCTGGTACCATCAGAACCGCAGACCCCAGCGGCCCGAGAGCTCGTCCACGACGCCACCCAACCATCTGCCTTACAGGCAGCGCCGAATCCTGCTGGTGAAGAACAGCGAGCCGGGCATGAGGAGGAGCGTGGTGCTGAGCAGGAGGTCGACCAGGAGCCTCGGGGCGTTTCTGGATGAAGTGTCAGAGTTGATGCAGTTTCACGTTCGCAAGCTCTACACTGCAGAGGGACGCAAG ATCGACAGCGTGCAGAGCCTGATGACCTGCCCCCCCGTGTTGGTGTGCGTCGGCCGGGAAGCGTTCAGTCCCATGCTGGCCAACTTCATCAAGAAGAACTCGGAGGAAAAGCTGCCTGGACTGGACAGCAGGTCGCCTGGTCTCGGTCCCAGGACGCCAGGAAACGGGGCCAGATCTCCTGCCGTTCAGGGAGCGAGATCCCCACCTCACGGAGCTCAGTCCAGAGCCAGCGAGTACAGCGAAGGACATGAGAGCAAGAAAAATG TGAACTTCGGTCTGGAAACCAAGAAGAGCATCATCCACCCTCGTTCTGACTCCTCAAACCGCTCCAACCATTTCTCGATGTCTTCAGAGAAGTCGTACGGCAACGGCGTCGGTGCCTACTCCCAGGCCCGACCGGCGATTATGAACGATGACATCGAAAAGCGCGTGCTTGTGAATAAAGACGGCAGCCTCTCGGTCGAGATGAGGGTCCGTTTTCGCCTCCACAATGATGAGACCGTACAATGGTCCACGCAGATTAAAAAATCCCCTTCTCTGACCAATGACTGTTGCCCCCTGAGCCAGGTCCAAGCCCATTACCTGCACAATGGCCAATCGGAAAGCTGCTCCGATCCTGATTCCATGTCATTCGACCCGGAGGTTGTGGAATACTCCAGCCGACCTGTGCAGCGTGCATTGGAAGCAAACCACTGCCCTTGCTGTTACCAGCGACCGGAGCAGCACTACGACTTGTGGGAAAATCCAGCACACAGCCACAAACAGCCTCTTGTCCCACCCCCACATCCACACACCTCCAGCCACACCAGAAGGAGACATACAAACTCCTCgagctcctcttcttcctgtaATTCCAGGAGAGTGGTGCACTGTCGAGCACAGCACTCCAGCTGCGGAGGCGGCTCAGGCTCAGAGCAGAGCCAGCTGATCCAGGAGGAGATGTGCGTGACGGAGCAGGTTGAACACACAGTAGAGGTGGAGCAGGACGGAGACAAACACATAGAGGTTTGCAGGGTGAGCCGGTGCCACAGCCGCAGCGAAGTAGTCACCAGAGATAGCAACCTACGACCTCTCAGCAGCAAGTcaggggaggaagaggtgaTGATCGAGGAAGAGCAGGAGCGTCCGCAGTCTGCAGTCAGCTGCTCCTCACATGTCCTGCAGTCATTGAAGGAGGAtcaggatgatgaggaggaggacctgCCACCCAGCGCCTCACGGTGCCATCACAGCGATGAACCATCACCATCTCCATCAAGCAAAACCTCAACAGTTAAAAACCACAGGGACGgggaagagagagcgagcagtgcagtgtctgcagcttcttcctGTTGCTGTGGATCCGTCACTCAACTCCCAACAGCTGAAGCAGAGGAGATGGATCGCGCCCCCAGCTCCAAGTCCAAAGTGAGCAGAGCCTCTTGCAGGTCTGGTCGCACAGGACTTTCAACAGGCTCTAAGAAATCAGGGGCATCGAGTATGTGCCCCAACTGTGGCGGCTGCAAACGAGAAGCCACTTCAAACCCTGCTTCACCTCAACAGAAGCAGGAGAACGGCGCCAACGACAGTAATGACGACGCCTCGGAGGATTCAGCCGTGTCAACACAATCCAACAAGTCCAACCTCACCAACTCTGGCCGCAGTTCTGCAGAATCAAGCGTGTTGGAGGGCAGAGCATCGAGTGCCGTGTCCAGAGCATCGAACCCTgaagtaaaagaagaagaaagggctCCGAGTGCCATCTCAGCAACAAGCCACAGGTCCAATAGGTCGCACAGGTCTGGTAGTAATGGGGCCACTGGTATCACAGTGGacaaagaggaggggaggagccTCAGCGCCATGTCTGCCAGGTCCAGGAAGTCTGAAACACCTGACACGAGAACAAGAGAGGAAGCCGAGGAAGAAAATGTTGGAGAGAGAGCAATCAGCTCCTTGTCAGTCAAATCTGGTGTTTCGGCAAAGACCGGCACTTCAGTCAAATCTCACAAGTCCAACTGTCCATTACAAAGTAACGCTGCCTCCCCAACTGACAATACAGCCATCGAAGAGGATGAGACACACAAAATATCTCCCAGTAGCCTTTCTGAAAGACCCCATAGTGCCCTGTCAGCGAAATCAAATGTTACAGCAAAGTCGAGCACTTCTCACAGGTCGGCTTGCAGTCGCTGTGCAAAAGTTAAATCTCCAGGTGCTGAGGAAGCAAcaagacaggaagcaggaacaGACGGGCAGAACAGAACAGCAAGTGCCATGTCAGCCAAGTCTAATCTGTCAGTCAAGTCTAATAATTCCCATAAGTCCACCAAAGCTTCGGAGAGGTCACTGTCGCCCAGGTCGGAGGCTCAGGGAGAGGAAAGGCCAGCGAGTCAAACGTCTGCCAGATCAGTCAAATCAACAAATGTGTCTGTAAAGTCCTCGAAGTCACGCAAGTCTAACTGCgatgaaaatgaaactgagGCATCTCCGAGCTCAAAGGTAGAAGAGGAGGCCGAGGAGAAAGATGATGAGATggtagaagaagaaacacaacacgAGCCAGAAAGAGCAGCCAGCGCCCGGTCCACAAAGTCTCATAGATCCAAAATGTCCAATGAGAATACAGGAGATGATGAAAATGCTAAGGAGCGGACTGCCAGTGTTTTATCTGGTAAATCAGCTCTCTCTGCGAAGTCCCACCATTCGAAGACAGACGTGGACAGAAGCCCTAGTTCCACGTCGGGGAAGTCCAAGAAGTCCAAGtgctctgcagcttctccagatGGAGACGAGCAGCCAACTGAAACCGAGGAGCGGGTTGCCAGTGCCATGTCTGTCAAGTCCAAATCGTCAGCGCGGTCCCATCTCAAATCGGCGTCACCAGGTCCAAATGCTGTTACCATCAACTCACCAGAGGAGGTTGATGAAGAAGGAAGTGAGACGACAGAGAGAGCTCCGAGCGCTGCATCAGCTAAATCTGGAAAATCTCATGTTTCATCCAATCATAAAGGACGTAAAGCTCCAGCTGCACCCGGCAGTCGTCAATCCTCTGCACAACAGTTGGTGCCTGGCCCCGGTGCGGGAGAGACGAGAGGTCCGAGCGCTTTGTCAGTTCGCTCCGCAACCTCTGCTAAATCTGGCAAGTCCAAATGTCgctgtggtgcagcttcaggggaGGATAAGAAGGAGGGAAATAATGAAGAGGCTACTGAAAGGGCTGCGAGCGTCTTGTCGTCCTCTTccaagagacagaggagggattCAGGAGGCACCGAGCAACCGTTGAGTCGATGCTCATCAGGCTCAGTCTCTCTCGGGTTGCCAGAAGACCAAGAAACAGCCGACTCAGACAGTGGGAAGtcctgtgtttcattttgcacaaACACTGAGAGCAAAGGCCGAGGGAAGACGGCAGCATCTGAGGGTCCTAAAACCCAGAGGGGCTCTGCTGCGAAGAAAGATGTGGAAGGAAGAGCGTCCAAGAATAAAAGCACTTTGTCTCACAATCTTCCAGCTGTCGATATCCCCACGATAGAAACTCCAGGAGGGGGTGATGGTCGAGACGAAGAAGAGGGTGGAGGGCAAAAAGCAGAAAGAGCAGCCAGTGCAATTTCAGCCAAAAGCGGCAGATCCCACAAGTCCTCATGTAGCTGTAGCTCCAAAGTGACAGAGCAACAAGCAGGAAATAACCTTCAAACCGAAAgtgattcaaaaacaaaaaatctgaaCGCCCACAACAACAGAACCTCGTCTTCAATGTCATCATCAAGTGCTAAAGTTCGGACCAAATCCCGTGCAAGTGCCAATGTAGCGAAAACCCCGGTTGGAGATTCATCAGGTAACGACACTGGAAACATCAGTGAGGTCAAAGGGCAAGAAGACGCTGCAGCCAGTGTCCACTCCAAGAGTCTGTGTTGCCTCAGGCCTGAGTCTGCAGCTTCGGCTCAATCCGGGTCCAAAACGACCGTCAAATCAGTCAAAGGCCGTGAGTCCAGATCTAAAGCAGGAAGCAACGGTGGTGACCCCTGTCCCCTGCATGACTCCAGACCGGGCAGCAAAGTGGAGAGTGAGAccactctgtctcactctctgtccgCTGCCGACCTGCTGAAGGAAACCATGGCTGCACGTCCGCTCAGACCAGAGTCGAAGGCCAGCAAAACCAGTGACAGAACGGGGGGAGAGAAAAGCGCAAAGAGTCAGAGAAAAAAGAACCAGAAGGATAAAAATCCAGAACTCACACCTGCCTGTCTGCCCAACGCTTCCCCCAACGAGGTCGTGAACAACTGGCTGCGGAGCATTCCTGCCAACAGCAGCATGCTGGCACTGGGCGACGAGCTGGAAGAGGGGGagcaggaggcggaggagaaacctggagaggaggaggttgcACAGGTGGAGGAGAGTCCTGAAGACGataaagtggaggaggaggagagaggtgaggctgaggagggagcagagaaagaggaagaagctaaatgtgacacagcagaggaggagcagaattCAGATCCAGCTCCAGCTGATGAAACGGTGACGTCTAGCCCCACTCGGCTGTTAAGTGCTGACTCGCTGCCCAGGAACCTGCATCCGTCTGTGGCTGTGATGAAGGTTCTTCTGAGTTCCTCTCTGGGGCGATGCCGAAGTTTGCCAGAG GTGTCTCCAGTTTACGGTCGTCGCCTGAGCACGTCAGCCAGAGGGTTCCTGGACTGTTTGGCGCAGCTCCAGCTCATCGAGCCGGCACTGAGCCCCGGTTGTGACCTGCAGAAAAACCCTAACCAGCAGTATGAAGAGATCATGACCATCCTCCAGTCGCTCTGGCTCACTGGGCCCACTGACACTGAGGTCAAGAAGGGCAAGGACATCGGCAAGGAGCAGGTGACGCCTCCGAGGTCCTCATCCGGGGTGGGAATGAGCAGTGGCTCCGGTGGGTCGGGAAAGGAGAATGGAAATAAAGACGGACACGAAACACCTCCAAAGGAGACTGAATCTTTACCAGAGGTGCAGGTGCAGAGTGAAGACCAAAGTACACTCCCTCCAAGTCTGGACAGCCCGAAAGCCACGGAGAACCCGTCGTCCTCGGACAAGAGCTCTGCCAACGACAGCTCCAAATCCCCCACGGACAACGAGCAGGAGACGGTGGACGACAGCAGTTCAGGAACACCCTCGACTGTCCTGCGAACACCTCTGTCCAAAAAACTATCCCAAGACCCCGATCCAGTTTGGGTCCTGCACCTtctgaagaagctggagaaacaGTTCATAAACCACTACATCAACGCCATGGCGGAGTTTAAAGTTCGCTGGGACCTGGACGACAGCCTCATGCTGGACACGATGATCTCCGAGCTCAAGGAGGAGGTGAGTCGGCGCATTCAGAGCAGCATCGAACGCGAGATAAGGAAGATTAAGGGCCGAGCAGGCAGAGGGGGACGGTCGCCCCGGCCGCCCCAGGGAGCGAACCTCTCCAGGGAGTCCACCGTGACGGAGAAGAGGCGTCGAATTTTAAAG GTCATGAAGAACCAATCCGTGAAAACCACTGACTCTGTcagtgatggagagatggagggtgaTTTCAGTGACCAGCGGAGTGATGATGAGTACTGCCCCTGCGATGCTTGTGTCCTCAAGAAATTGGCCGCCCGGCCTCTCAAAGCGAACCCATTGGCGGCCGACGCACCAGTGATGATGGAGTTTGACCTTCTTAAGATACTTCAGCGGAAGAAAAGCCCAGAGCCTGCGCCTGTAGCCGTGCACCAGTCTGCGGACGTggaag GACCAGGGGGCgactga